From the genome of Desulfobaculum xiamenense:
GGTACCCCGCGTGTCGGACAGAAGGCTCAGCAGGGCCTCTTCCGTCTGAATCGGGGTCTTGTTGCAGAATTTCCCTTCAGGCATGTGTTTGCTCCTTACCCAACGGGTCGAGGTTGTTTACCAGACGAGGCCGCGGCCTCGTTCGCCGCCGCGCTTGATGCCGAAGTCCATGCCCAGCTGGGCTCTGGAGCAGAAGAACAGCACCATGTGCGACAGCTTGGTGAAGGGAATGGCCAGAAGCATCACGTGGCCGGACACCAGATGCGCCAGAAGCCAGCCCTCGTAGCCGGGCACGTGCAGGCGGCACAGGATGCCCGTGATGAAGGGGGCCATGGCGATGGCGAGCATCAGGTAGTCGTTGGCGGTGGTCAGCACGCGCACCTCGGCGAGGAGGATGCGGCGCAGGATGAGCATGACGCCAGCGGCCAGCATGGCCACGGTCAGCGCATCGGCAAGGCCTGCGGGCATGGCGGGCCAGTTGATGCCCAGATGCTCGCGCGCGATGACGGTGTGGGCTTCCAGGAACAGCGGCACGAAGACGATGCCCACATGGAAGATGAAGAACAGGGACATCATGCCGGGCTTGCGGCGCCAGCTGAAGGTGCCGAAGGGCAGCAGCCAGTGGTAGATGGACTTCCATGCCCACTTGAGCCCGAGACCCATGTCGGCCTTGTAGGCCACGCGGTCGAGCTTCCAGTCGAGGCCCCGGAAGTACCAGACCACCCGGTAGATGCACCCGAGGATGAAGACGGTGAACGTGACCCACAGCATGGGGCCGGTCAGGAACTCATACATTCGAGTCTCTCCTTGACGTATCGGTGGGAGGGCGCGACGCGCCTTCCCTGATCGTTAGTATTTCCTCGGCGCCTCGTCGCGGCCGGTCAGGAAGAGCCAGTAGCCGAGGTAGAACACGAGAGCCGCTCCCATGAGGGTGTAGGCCCAGCCCTTGGAGTAGACCATGAAGTCGTGCAGGGTGTAGAACATCTGTTCCATGTCGAAACTCCCTTGTTTCGCGGGCTAGTGGCCGCTCTTGTATTCGGGGTGTTCGTAGAAGATGGGCATGTGCGTCACGATGAAGCGGTACGCCAGCACGCCGATGGTCACCACGAACACGGAGATGCCGATCTCGGAGAGAGTCGGGAAGTACTTCTGGGAGGACGGCAGGTACCAGTTGAACGCCACGAGAGAGACGTTGAAGCGGTTCAGCACGATGCCCAGAACGGTCCACAGGGCGGTCTTGCGGATGAGCGGCAGGTTCTTCTCGCGAGCGCCGATGGCGTAGGCCAGTGCGGGCATCACGATGAAGCCGATCATCTCGACCCACCACCACATGCCCCAGCTGGTGAACAGGTAGCCCCACTTGTTTTCCACGGCCAGCGCCAGGAACTTGATCACGAAGTAGCCCATCATGATCCACGAGCAGGCTTTGGCGAAGCCGAGGGCCACGCCCTCGCTCTCGCGCTTGTGCTCCTCGTCCATCAGGTGATGGAAGGCCTTGTGGGCCAGCGTGGACTCGAAGAGCACCATGGACATGCCGGCGAACATGGAGCTGATGAAGAAGAACAGCGGCAGGTAAATGGAGTACCACAGCGGATGCACCTTACTCGGGGCGATGAGGTACAGCGCGCCAAGCGAGCTCTGGTGCATGGTGGAGAGCACAACGCCCATGATGGTCAGGGGCAGGGTGAGCTTGACCACGACGTTCCTGATCTTCTTGAAGCCCAGCCACTCGAAGGCGGCGGGGGTGGACTCGATGAAGAGCACGTTCAGGTACAGGAACACGCACAGACCCACTTCGAACAGCAGGGACGAGGTGCCCTGCGAGTAGAAGATGGGGTAGACCAGCCGCCACGGACGGCCGAGGTCGTAGTGCAGGGCGAAGACGACCAGCGCGTAGCCGAGGAAAGCCGTCAGCAGCGCGGGACGCACCGCCGAGTGGTAGCGCTTCATGCCGAACAGGTAGCAGGCCGCGGAGGTGGTGTAGCCGCCCGCCGCCAGCGCGACGCCGCAGAGCAGGTCGAAGCTGATCCAGATGCCCCACGGGTAGTTGTTGTCCAGATTGGTGATGGTGCTCAGGCCGCCCACGAAGCGAAGTCCGGAGAGGATGAGCCCGATGATGACGATGATGCCGGCGACGACGGTGAACGGCGTCAATGCCGATTTGCCGGCGCTTTTGACTTCAGCGGACATTTAGGCTTCCTCCTCGTCTTTCTTGTCCTTCGCCGTGGAGGCGAGGGCGTCTTCGACGGCCTTCTTGACCTTGACCTCGATCTTGCGCTTGTGCGCCACGTCGGCCTTCTCAAGCTCGCTGCGGAGCTTGGATTCGGCCTGATCGGCGGCCCTGCGCAGCGCATTGGAGACGGCCTCGGCCTTCTCTTCCTCGGCGATCTTGTCGCGGCGCTTGTTCATGGCGTAGACGCCGGTGAGCAGCACCGGCCACAGGCCGGTGACCATGGGCACCAGCGCCAGCGCGCCGGAGGTCATCTCGGGAGCGCTGGTCACGCCGAGGTCCTCGCGCATGCCGATTTCGTTGAAGGGGGAGCCGGAGATGGTGAGCCAGTTGGTTCCACCCATCTCGGTCTCGCCGTAGATGTGGTCGATGTAGCGGCCCGGGTGCGCCTCGATGCGGTTGCGGGCCAGCTTGATAAGGTCCTCGCGCTTGCCGAAGGTCAGCGCCTGCTTGGGGCAGGCCTCGACACAGCCGGGCAGCTTGCCTTCGAGGATGCGGGGATGACACATGGTGCACTTCATCACCCGCGGGGTCAGCGGCTCGTCGTACTCGTACGCGGGCACGTTGAAGGGGCAGGCGATCATGCAGTAGCGGCAGCCCACGCACAGAGATGCGTCGTACACCACTGCGCCTTCGGGGGTCTTCTTGAAGGCCTTGACGAAACAGGCCGACGCGCAGGCGGGTTCCTTGCAGTGCATGCACTGGATCTTGCGGAACACCGGGCGCGAGGAACCCTCGGGCTGGTACTTGTTGACCACGGTGAGGGCCTTGTCCGTTGTGCGGCGCTCGGTTTCGAGCACGTTCATGTCGTCGAAGGGCTTCTCGGGCGCGGGCAGTTCGTTGACCTTGTTGCAGGCCTCCTCGCACTTGCGGCAGCCGATGCATTCGGTGGCGTCGAAGAGGACGCCCATGCTGTCCGGGTAGCCGTCGAAGTGGACGTTGCCCGCGGCGTGGGCCTCGGTGCCCAGCGTGGCGGCAACGCCGGCAGCGCCGACCAGCCCCAGGAATTTTCTACGATCAATAGCCATATTCGAATACCTCGTCTTGGAATCCGGTCCTACTTCTTGCGTTCCTTGTGACACTCCACGCACGCGGTGGCCTTGGGCTTCTCCACGGCCATTGCCTCGTGGCAACCGATGCACTGCCTGTGGTAGGCGGCCTTGAGGCCGGGCTTCACGGAGGCGTCATCGTTCACGCCCTGCTTGTGGCAGCTGGCGCAATTCGGCGGAGTGGCCGAGGCGGGGCTGTTGTGATGGCAGCCCTGGCAGAAGGTGCCCTTGTCGGTGTGGAAGGTGCCTGCAAGGTCGCTGTCCTGGATCTTGGCGAACATGGCGTCGACGATCTTGCGGTGGGGGAACTCGGCTCCCTCGTACTGGTCCACAAGGCCGTCGATGGTGACCTTCTCGGGGATGAGCTTGGCCTCGTAGATGCCTGCGTGAGGCTTGCGGGCGGCGATGAGCATGGAGGCGGCAGCCTTCTTCTCCTCGTCGCTCAAGCGGGCGGGGTTGGTTCCCGCGTGCTCGGGCAGGGCCACGTGGCAGGTGGCGCAGTTCTTGGGATCGGTTTCGGCGGAGGTCATGACGGTGTGGCAGCCAGCGCAGGTCTTGTCGGTCTTGCGCTCGTTGTGGCAGCCGATGCAGCTCCGGTCGGAATCCTTCTTGTGCATGGCCGCCTCGAAGGTCACGAAGCCGCCCTTCTCGTTGCCCTCAAGGGTGTGGCAGGTTTTGCTGCAGGATTCGATGGCCTTGTGATGGCAGGAGCGGCAGTTGTCCACGTAGGCCTCATGGGCCTTATGGTCGAAGGCCACGGGTGCCATGGCGGCGGGCTTGTCGGCCTTGGCGGCCTTCTCGCCGGGAATGGTCAGCAGGACGGCGTCGGCCTGTCCGCGCATGAGGCGCTCGGGGGCCTCGGCCTTCTTGATGGCCGTGCGGGTGGTGGAGTCATGGCATCCGGCGCAGGTCACGGGGCCGGTCTCGGCCTTGGTGGCCTTGACGTCGAGGTGACAGGTCACGCAGGCGGCGTGGGCTGCCTGACGGATGGACTTCACGTCCTTGGTGGCCTTTTCCTCGTGGCAGTAGCGGCAGGAGCCTTCCTCGCCCTTGGCGTAGACGAGCTTGTCGGTCGCCTTGTCGAGGACGTGGTGGCAGGCTGCGCAGTTGGCGTCCTGTCCCTCGGCTGCCGGGATGGCCTTGGAGGCGACGTGACGGTAGTGCAGCGAGGTGTCGAAGCCAGCGGACACGCGGCCTGCGGCGGCGGGTGCCTCGCGGTGGCAGCTGCGGCACTGGGCGTCGGTGGGTCCGGTCTTCAGGCCTGCGGCGGCCTGATCGGAGTGACAGCCGATGCAGTTGTCGTGATAGACGGCTTTGTCGGCGTCCAGCGAGACGTTCGCCAGCCGCTTGAAAGCTGTGGACATGCGTCCGTCGGCGTCCTTCTCATGACAGGAGGCGCAATCCTTGCCCTGCTGCGCCAGCGCTTCGGTGTGCTTGTCATGGAAG
Proteins encoded in this window:
- the hmcC gene encoding sulfate respiration complex protein HmcC codes for the protein MSAEVKSAGKSALTPFTVVAGIIVIIGLILSGLRFVGGLSTITNLDNNYPWGIWISFDLLCGVALAAGGYTTSAACYLFGMKRYHSAVRPALLTAFLGYALVVFALHYDLGRPWRLVYPIFYSQGTSSLLFEVGLCVFLYLNVLFIESTPAAFEWLGFKKIRNVVVKLTLPLTIMGVVLSTMHQSSLGALYLIAPSKVHPLWYSIYLPLFFFISSMFAGMSMVLFESTLAHKAFHHLMDEEHKRESEGVALGFAKACSWIMMGYFVIKFLALAVENKWGYLFTSWGMWWWVEMIGFIVMPALAYAIGAREKNLPLIRKTALWTVLGIVLNRFNVSLVAFNWYLPSSQKYFPTLSEIGISVFVVTIGVLAYRFIVTHMPIFYEHPEYKSGH
- the hmcB gene encoding sulfate respiration complex iron-sulfur protein HmcB, which produces MDRRKFLGLVGAAGVAATLGTEAHAAGNVHFDGYPDSMGVLFDATECIGCRKCEEACNKVNELPAPEKPFDDMNVLETERRTTDKALTVVNKYQPEGSSRPVFRKIQCMHCKEPACASACFVKAFKKTPEGAVVYDASLCVGCRYCMIACPFNVPAYEYDEPLTPRVMKCTMCHPRILEGKLPGCVEACPKQALTFGKREDLIKLARNRIEAHPGRYIDHIYGETEMGGTNWLTISGSPFNEIGMREDLGVTSAPEMTSGALALVPMVTGLWPVLLTGVYAMNKRRDKIAEEEKAEAVSNALRRAADQAESKLRSELEKADVAHKRKIEVKVKKAVEDALASTAKDKKDEEEA
- the hmcD gene encoding sulfate respiration complex protein HmcD translates to MEQMFYTLHDFMVYSKGWAYTLMGAALVFYLGYWLFLTGRDEAPRKY
- the hmcA gene encoding sulfate respiration complex hexadecaheme cytochrome HmcA, producing the protein MMKGRSLLRWAGMIVFLAAFSVWGIEAGAVSKPATPKEKRADLLVIDALASYGELDEKPVPFFHDKHTEALAQQGKDCASCHEKDADGRMSTAFKRLANVSLDADKAVYHDNCIGCHSDQAAAGLKTGPTDAQCRSCHREAPAAAGRVSAGFDTSLHYRHVASKAIPAAEGQDANCAACHHVLDKATDKLVYAKGEEGSCRYCHEEKATKDVKSIRQAAHAACVTCHLDVKATKAETGPVTCAGCHDSTTRTAIKKAEAPERLMRGQADAVLLTIPGEKAAKADKPAAMAPVAFDHKAHEAYVDNCRSCHHKAIESCSKTCHTLEGNEKGGFVTFEAAMHKKDSDRSCIGCHNERKTDKTCAGCHTVMTSAETDPKNCATCHVALPEHAGTNPARLSDEEKKAAASMLIAARKPHAGIYEAKLIPEKVTIDGLVDQYEGAEFPHRKIVDAMFAKIQDSDLAGTFHTDKGTFCQGCHHNSPASATPPNCASCHKQGVNDDASVKPGLKAAYHRQCIGCHEAMAVEKPKATACVECHKERKK
- the hmcE gene encoding sulfate respiration complex protein HmcE is translated as MYEFLTGPMLWVTFTVFILGCIYRVVWYFRGLDWKLDRVAYKADMGLGLKWAWKSIYHWLLPFGTFSWRRKPGMMSLFFIFHVGIVFVPLFLEAHTVIAREHLGINWPAMPAGLADALTVAMLAAGVMLILRRILLAEVRVLTTANDYLMLAIAMAPFITGILCRLHVPGYEGWLLAHLVSGHVMLLAIPFTKLSHMVLFFCSRAQLGMDFGIKRGGERGRGLVW